A stretch of the Streptomyces ortus genome encodes the following:
- the mreC gene encoding rod shape-determining protein MreC, protein MRDTRESRLLLVLLIAIAFALITVDIRGGEDSPVDGARRGAATVFGPIEDGVSTAVDPVGNAIQAVKDSGDRHDRVTRLERDNAELKAKLGSDDRNRSRSAQLDKMLKTAGAGQYGIKGAEVIAIGAAQGFSWTVTIDVGANDGIKRDMTVLNGDGLVGRVTTVGPGTATVLLANDPDFTVGTRMESTDELGFASGQGDRPLRVELLNGKAKIKKGDRLVTFGSQADKPFVPGVPVGLVSRVDPSGGDLTRTIYVTPFVSFSKLDIVGVVVQAPRKDPRDEVLPAKPKPTPTPTVTVTVTPSANAPADGLQQEQ, encoded by the coding sequence GTGAGGGACACACGAGAGAGCCGGCTGCTCCTGGTGCTGCTGATCGCCATCGCGTTCGCCTTGATCACGGTGGACATCCGCGGGGGTGAGGACTCCCCGGTCGACGGTGCCCGCCGTGGCGCCGCCACGGTCTTCGGCCCGATCGAGGACGGGGTGTCGACCGCCGTCGACCCCGTCGGCAACGCGATCCAGGCCGTGAAGGACTCCGGTGACCGCCACGACCGCGTCACGCGACTGGAGCGCGACAACGCCGAGTTGAAGGCGAAACTGGGCAGCGACGACCGCAACCGCAGCCGCAGCGCGCAACTCGACAAGATGCTCAAGACGGCGGGCGCCGGGCAGTACGGCATCAAGGGCGCCGAGGTCATCGCCATAGGAGCGGCCCAGGGCTTCTCCTGGACCGTCACCATCGACGTCGGCGCGAACGACGGCATCAAGCGCGACATGACCGTCCTGAACGGAGACGGACTGGTCGGACGCGTCACCACGGTCGGCCCCGGCACCGCCACGGTCCTGCTCGCCAACGACCCCGACTTCACGGTCGGCACGCGCATGGAGTCCACCGACGAGCTCGGCTTCGCCTCCGGCCAGGGCGACCGCCCGCTGCGCGTGGAACTGCTCAACGGCAAGGCCAAGATCAAGAAGGGCGACCGGCTGGTCACCTTCGGCTCCCAGGCCGACAAGCCGTTCGTGCCCGGCGTGCCCGTCGGCCTGGTCTCCCGCGTCGACCCCTCCGGCGGCGACCTGACCCGCACGATCTACGTCACGCCGTTCGTGTCCTTCTCCAAGCTCGACATCGTCGGTGTCGTCGTCCAGGCCCCGCGCAAGGACCCGCGCGACGAGGTGCTGCCCGCCAAACCCAAGCCCACGCCCACGCCGACCGTGACCGTCACGGTCACGCCCTCCGCGAACGCGCCCGCCGACGGCCTGCAGCAAGAGCAGTAG
- the mreD gene encoding rod shape-determining protein MreD — translation MRFNRMLLSATLVIVALVIQVSVLARLHLPGAVPDLLLLTVLGLALVYGHVGGALVGFGAGLLADLAPPADHAAGRYALVLCVIGYLAGLAKPDNGQLKSATGPMAVVVAASIGSTLLYAGVGALVGDTAARHVGLGGLLFTAALYDLLLAPFVVPGIMALARRAENDPLADTGGSGKSADVAAGWISSGTGLRIGSQRGGLRVKAAKARMARAGRIKGVKRL, via the coding sequence ATGCGCTTCAACCGAATGCTGCTCTCCGCCACTTTGGTGATCGTTGCCCTGGTCATCCAGGTCAGCGTCCTGGCCCGGCTGCACCTGCCGGGCGCCGTACCGGACCTGCTGCTGCTCACCGTCCTCGGCCTCGCGCTGGTCTACGGCCACGTCGGCGGCGCCCTCGTCGGCTTCGGCGCGGGCCTGCTCGCCGACCTGGCCCCGCCCGCCGACCACGCCGCCGGCCGCTACGCCCTCGTGCTCTGCGTCATCGGCTACCTCGCCGGACTCGCCAAGCCCGACAACGGCCAGCTCAAGTCCGCCACCGGCCCGATGGCCGTCGTGGTGGCCGCCTCGATCGGCTCCACCCTCCTGTACGCGGGAGTGGGCGCCCTCGTCGGCGACACCGCCGCCCGCCATGTGGGCCTCGGCGGTCTGCTGTTCACGGCCGCCCTGTACGACCTGCTGCTCGCGCCGTTCGTGGTCCCCGGCATCATGGCCCTGGCCCGGCGCGCCGAGAACGATCCGCTCGCCGACACCGGGGGGTCCGGCAAGTCGGCCGACGTCGCCGCGGGCTGGATCAGCTCAGGCACCGGCCTGCGCATCGGCAGCCAGCGCGGCGGACTGAGAGTGAAGGCCGCCAAGGCACGGATGGCCCGGGCGGGACGCATCAAGGGGGTCAAGCGACTGTGA
- the mrdA gene encoding penicillin-binding protein 2: MTNIPETGRTPRVQIRLIVIQILVLSLLGTLGGRLWYLQIRNGDEYAKEASGNHVQQVVSPAVRGSILDARGVPIADNETRLVVSASRTDLLKMKDDGDAVLAKLADVLGLKAADVRDKVRLCDAKTPQPCWNGSPYQPIPITDEATPKQALQIRERAEDFPGITAEPQAVRRYAAPGKANTAQVLGYLSPVTDEEITKAEDTDSPYLRSDQVGRSGLERQYDKQLRGKAGVTRYEVDNLGRVIGQAESDEAQPGANVVTSIDSRVQRVAEYELNEAMKVARTEFDKNTGENYKADSGAVVVMEAKTGRVVSMASNPSYDPNAWVGGISGKDYTNLTGKASNYPLLNRAIQGQSAPGSIFKVVPTAAAINAGYSFDGPYQCGASYSIGGQVFKNFESKGYGPISLGRALEVSCDTVFYSLSHEEWKKDGGIKPKKNAKDWFYRTAHQFGLGKETGIDLPNEVTGRVPDRKWKSDYWKANKDAWCKYGKKGGSYAQQIAYENCLEGNRMRAGDSVNYSIGQGDTLVTPIQMATIYGAISNGGTLYNPTVGKAIVSADGKSVQEIEPKSHGKLPMTKKTRDAIDGALAGVATRGTAAWRFGGWPQDEIPMHAKTGTAEVYGKQTTSWFATYTKDYTVIMTISQGGTGSGASGPAVRKIYNALYGVSEEGKIDKKKALLYTPQKNLPKVEKDGSIDSPKAEEYPPKAEEQATEEGQQQVAYDNPAATTRNPGTGTNRDTRRRSARRPKKRRGSLV; the protein is encoded by the coding sequence GTGACCAACATTCCCGAGACCGGCCGGACCCCGCGGGTCCAGATCCGGCTCATCGTCATCCAGATCCTCGTCCTGTCCCTCCTCGGCACCCTCGGCGGACGGCTCTGGTACCTCCAGATCCGCAACGGCGACGAGTACGCCAAGGAGGCGTCGGGCAACCACGTCCAGCAGGTCGTCAGCCCCGCCGTGCGCGGCTCGATCCTGGACGCCCGCGGCGTGCCGATCGCCGACAACGAGACCCGGCTCGTGGTCTCCGCCTCCCGCACCGACCTGCTGAAGATGAAGGACGACGGCGACGCCGTCCTCGCCAAGCTCGCGGACGTCCTCGGCCTGAAGGCCGCGGACGTACGGGACAAGGTCCGGCTGTGCGACGCGAAGACGCCCCAGCCGTGCTGGAACGGCTCGCCCTACCAGCCGATCCCCATCACCGACGAGGCCACGCCCAAGCAGGCCCTGCAGATCCGCGAGCGCGCCGAGGACTTCCCCGGCATCACCGCGGAGCCGCAGGCCGTACGCCGCTACGCCGCCCCCGGCAAGGCCAACACCGCCCAGGTCCTCGGTTACCTCTCGCCCGTCACCGACGAGGAGATCACCAAGGCCGAGGACACCGACTCGCCCTACCTGCGCTCCGACCAGGTCGGCCGCTCGGGCCTTGAGCGCCAGTACGACAAGCAGTTGCGCGGCAAGGCCGGCGTCACCCGCTACGAGGTCGACAACCTCGGCCGGGTCATCGGCCAGGCCGAGAGCGACGAGGCCCAGCCCGGCGCGAACGTCGTCACCAGCATCGACTCCCGCGTCCAGCGCGTCGCCGAGTACGAACTGAACGAGGCGATGAAGGTCGCCCGTACCGAGTTCGACAAGAACACCGGGGAGAACTACAAGGCCGACTCCGGCGCGGTCGTCGTCATGGAGGCCAAGACCGGCCGGGTCGTGTCGATGGCGTCCAACCCGTCCTACGACCCGAACGCCTGGGTCGGCGGGATCTCCGGCAAGGACTACACGAACCTCACCGGCAAGGCCTCCAACTACCCGCTCCTGAACCGCGCGATCCAGGGCCAGTCGGCGCCCGGCTCGATCTTCAAGGTCGTCCCGACGGCCGCCGCCATAAACGCGGGCTACTCCTTCGACGGCCCCTACCAGTGCGGCGCCTCGTACTCCATCGGCGGCCAGGTCTTCAAGAACTTCGAGTCCAAGGGGTACGGCCCGATCAGCCTCGGCCGCGCCCTGGAGGTCTCCTGCGACACCGTCTTCTACAGCCTCTCCCACGAGGAGTGGAAGAAGGACGGCGGCATCAAGCCGAAGAAGAACGCCAAGGACTGGTTCTACAGGACGGCCCACCAGTTCGGCCTCGGCAAGGAGACCGGCATCGACCTGCCGAACGAGGTCACCGGCCGTGTCCCCGACCGCAAGTGGAAGTCGGACTACTGGAAGGCCAACAAGGACGCCTGGTGCAAGTACGGCAAGAAGGGCGGCTCGTACGCGCAGCAGATCGCGTACGAGAACTGCCTCGAAGGCAACCGGATGCGCGCCGGTGACTCCGTCAACTACTCGATCGGCCAGGGCGACACCCTCGTCACGCCGATACAGATGGCGACGATCTACGGGGCCATCTCCAACGGCGGCACGCTGTACAACCCGACCGTCGGCAAGGCGATCGTCAGCGCGGACGGCAAGTCCGTCCAGGAGATCGAGCCGAAGTCGCACGGCAAGCTGCCGATGACGAAGAAGACCCGCGACGCGATAGACGGTGCCCTCGCGGGAGTCGCGACCCGCGGTACGGCCGCCTGGCGGTTCGGCGGCTGGCCGCAGGACGAGATCCCGATGCACGCCAAGACGGGTACGGCCGAGGTCTACGGCAAGCAGACGACCTCGTGGTTCGCCACGTACACCAAGGACTACACGGTCATCATGACCATCTCCCAGGGCGGTACGGGTTCCGGCGCCTCGGGCCCCGCCGTGCGCAAGATCTACAACGCGCTGTACGGGGTCTCCGAGGAAGGCAAGATCGACAAGAAGAAGGCGCTGCTCTACACGCCGCAGAAGAACCTGCCGAAGGTCGAGAAGGACGGGTCGATCGACTCCCCGAAGGCCGAGGAGTACCCGCCCAAGGCGGAGGAGCAGGCCACCGAGGAAGGGCAGCAGCAGGTGGCGTACGACAACCCGGCGGCCACCACGCGGAACCCCGGCACCGGCACCAACCGTGACACCCGCAGGCGCTCGGCGCGCCGCCCGAAGAAGAGGCGGGGGTCGCTCGTATGA
- the rodA gene encoding rod shape-determining protein RodA: MTGGNGFSVSGYGPERASWTRVFARDSLARRLDWPILFAALALSFVGAALVYSATRNRTELNQGDPYYFLFRHLLNTGIGFALMIGTVWLGHRTLRTAVPVLYGLSLLLVLLVLTPLGATVNGAHAWIIIGGGFSLQPSEFVKITIILGMAMLLAARVDAGDKPHPDHRTVVQALGLAVVPILIVLLMPDLGSVMVMVIIVLGVLLASGASNRWIFGLIGAGALGAIAVWQLKILDDYQIARFAAFANPALDPAGVGYNTNQARIAIGSGGLFGTGLGKGSQTTGQFVPEQQTDFVFTVAGEELGFVGAGLILLLLGVVLWRACRIARETTELYGTIVAAGIIAWFAFQSFENVGMTLGIMPVAGLPLPFVSYGGSSMFAVWVAVGLLQSIRVQRPMSA; encoded by the coding sequence ATGACCGGCGGAAACGGTTTCTCCGTCTCCGGATACGGGCCCGAACGGGCCAGCTGGACGCGGGTCTTCGCCCGTGACTCACTGGCCCGCAGGCTCGACTGGCCGATACTGTTCGCGGCCCTCGCGCTCTCCTTCGTCGGCGCGGCCCTCGTCTACTCGGCGACCCGCAACCGCACCGAGCTCAACCAGGGCGACCCGTACTACTTCCTGTTCCGGCATCTGCTCAACACGGGCATCGGGTTCGCCCTGATGATCGGCACGGTCTGGCTCGGCCACCGCACCCTGCGCACGGCCGTACCGGTCCTCTACGGACTCTCGCTCCTCCTGGTCCTGCTGGTGCTGACCCCGCTCGGTGCGACCGTCAACGGCGCCCACGCGTGGATCATCATCGGCGGCGGCTTCTCGCTCCAGCCCTCCGAGTTCGTGAAGATCACGATCATCCTGGGCATGGCGATGCTGCTCGCGGCCCGGGTCGACGCGGGCGACAAACCGCATCCCGACCACCGCACGGTCGTGCAGGCGCTCGGCCTCGCCGTCGTACCGATACTGATCGTCCTGCTCATGCCCGACCTCGGTTCGGTCATGGTCATGGTCATCATCGTGCTCGGCGTGCTGCTCGCCTCCGGCGCCTCCAACCGCTGGATCTTCGGTCTCATCGGGGCCGGTGCGCTCGGGGCGATCGCGGTCTGGCAGCTCAAGATCCTCGACGACTACCAGATCGCCCGCTTCGCCGCGTTCGCCAACCCCGCGCTGGACCCGGCGGGCGTCGGCTACAACACCAACCAGGCACGGATCGCGATCGGCTCCGGCGGACTGTTCGGCACGGGCCTCGGCAAGGGTTCGCAGACCACCGGCCAGTTCGTGCCCGAGCAGCAGACCGACTTCGTCTTCACGGTCGCCGGCGAGGAGCTGGGCTTCGTCGGCGCGGGGCTCATCCTGCTCCTGCTCGGCGTCGTCCTGTGGCGCGCCTGCCGCATCGCCCGCGAGACGACGGAGCTGTACGGCACGATCGTCGCCGCCGGGATCATCGCCTGGTTCGCCTTCCAGTCCTTCGAGAACGTCGGCATGACCCTCGGCATCATGCCGGTGGCCGGGCTGCCGCTGCCCTTCGTCTCGTACGGAGGGTCGTCGATGTTCGCCGTGTGGGTAGCGGTGGGGCTGCTGCAGTCGATCAGGGTGCAGCGGCCCATGTCGGCGTAG
- a CDS encoding CYTH and CHAD domain-containing protein, with product MADTKREIERKYEADENAGLSDLPDLTRVPGVSAVIDKGVAELDAVYYDTADQRLAAASLTLRRRTGGDDAGWHLKLPVSDGVRDEIRAPLSDTVPRALAGLVRSRVRDAELVPVVRLLSARDVRHLVDGSGGLLAEVSVDRVRAERLSGGDGTAEWTEIEVELADDGDPAFLDKVEKKLRKAGVSRSTSASKLVRALDETGRKARKEPVVAAPPVTAGDHVLAYVRAQRDAIVELDPAVRRDVFDAVHSMRVATRRLRSTFRSYGNVLDRGVTDPLRDELKWLAGELGVDRDQEVLTERLTAALAGLPRPLLAGPVRGRLRTWAHARRAGSRRRLVAVLDGGRYLDLLVSLDALLATPPLRGAAADTTGKAVTKAVRKDFDKLSALVGRAVDLPPGEGRDLAIHEARKKTKRTRYAAELATAVLGGPAKSLAGDMKSLQGLLGEHQDSVMARLTLRDLAAQAHAAAESAFTYGVLYGREERLAASVEAALPEAWETIRSGTSV from the coding sequence ATGGCGGACACCAAGCGCGAGATCGAGCGTAAGTACGAAGCCGATGAGAATGCCGGACTGTCGGATCTGCCGGACCTGACGCGCGTACCCGGCGTCTCGGCCGTCATCGACAAGGGCGTCGCCGAACTCGACGCCGTCTACTACGACACGGCCGACCAGCGCCTCGCCGCCGCGTCGCTCACCCTGCGCCGCCGCACCGGCGGCGACGACGCGGGCTGGCACCTGAAACTCCCCGTCTCCGACGGCGTACGCGACGAGATCCGCGCCCCGCTCTCCGACACCGTGCCCCGCGCCCTTGCCGGACTCGTCCGCTCCCGGGTGCGCGACGCCGAACTCGTCCCCGTCGTGCGGCTGCTGTCCGCCCGCGACGTCCGGCACCTCGTCGACGGATCCGGGGGCCTGCTCGCCGAGGTCAGCGTCGACCGCGTACGGGCCGAGCGGCTCAGCGGCGGCGACGGCACCGCCGAGTGGACCGAGATCGAGGTCGAGCTGGCGGACGACGGCGACCCCGCCTTCCTGGACAAGGTCGAGAAGAAACTCCGCAAGGCCGGAGTCTCCCGCTCCACCTCCGCGTCCAAGCTGGTCAGAGCGTTGGACGAGACGGGCCGCAAGGCGCGCAAGGAGCCCGTCGTGGCGGCGCCGCCCGTCACCGCCGGCGACCACGTCCTCGCCTACGTCCGCGCCCAGCGCGACGCGATCGTCGAACTGGACCCCGCCGTCCGCCGGGACGTCTTCGACGCCGTGCACAGCATGCGGGTCGCCACCCGCAGGCTCCGCAGCACGTTCCGCTCGTACGGCAACGTCCTGGACCGGGGCGTCACCGACCCGCTCCGCGACGAACTGAAATGGCTGGCGGGGGAGCTCGGGGTCGACCGCGACCAGGAGGTCCTGACCGAGCGGCTGACGGCGGCACTGGCCGGACTGCCGCGCCCCCTGCTCGCCGGCCCCGTCCGCGGCCGGCTGCGCACCTGGGCGCACGCCCGCAGGGCCGGCTCCCGGCGCCGCCTGGTCGCGGTCCTCGACGGCGGCCGTTACCTGGACCTCCTCGTCTCCCTCGACGCGCTGCTCGCCACCCCGCCGCTGCGCGGGGCCGCCGCGGACACCACCGGGAAGGCGGTCACCAAGGCCGTGCGCAAGGACTTCGACAAGCTGTCCGCACTGGTCGGGCGGGCCGTCGACCTGCCGCCGGGGGAGGGCCGCGACCTCGCGATCCACGAGGCCCGCAAGAAGACCAAGCGCACCCGTTACGCGGCCGAGCTCGCCACCGCGGTACTGGGCGGGCCCGCGAAGAGCCTGGCGGGCGACATGAAGTCCCTCCAGGGCCTGCTCGGCGAACACCAGGACAGCGTGATGGCCCGGCTCACCCTGCGCGACCTGGCCGCCCAGGCCCACGCGGCGGCGGAGAGCGCCTTCACGTACGGGGTCCTGTACGGCCGGGAGGAGCGCCTCGCGGCCTCGGTGGAGGCCGCGCTGCCGGAGGCATGGGAGACGATCAGGAGCGGGACGAGCGTCTAG